A genome region from Bemisia tabaci chromosome 3, PGI_BMITA_v3 includes the following:
- the LOC109030561 gene encoding serine/threonine-protein kinase TNNI3K isoform X1, which translates to MDFLKQISSFKSDVKEELIENGITQQELSFMASSEQKLRDPEFLLETILGFVSRHYSHILVLSSSFSIIFTLYIIFLSIRFLYKEKRLRRGTPEYHQLLKTVHSAAQNDNQEEHQICKSILQQYPEMINSSMRPYDFTPFLRACWAGNTDLVKFMIQQGVDIGMTNINGDNAFFLAAYKQSKKKMDDWNPDILSALLNAGMDINSQNERGHTALHVAAKEGHVLLTQWLLSHGADPDAGNGTHPLDVAHAYNDEKHREVADMLAKYSNKPLQDFEELVEFTAEGRNSKFLPSFFFQPDFLQ; encoded by the exons ATggattttttaaagcaaatttctAGTTTTAAAAGTGATGTCAAAGAAGAATTGATTGAAAATGGTATCACACAGCAGGAGCTATCTTTCATGGCCTCGAGTGAGCAGAAATTGAGGG atCCAGAGTTTCTTTTGGAGACAATTCTCGGTTTTGTGTCCAGGCATTATTCTCACATTCTGGTCTTGTCCTCAAGTTTTTCAATCATCTTCACTTTGTACATTATTTTCCTATCCATCAGATTTTTATACAAAG AAAAGAGGCTGCGAAGAGGAACTCCCGAATATCATCAACTACTCAAAACAGTCCACTCAGCAGCACAA AATGATAATCAGGAGGAGCATCAAATTTGTAAATCCATTTTGCAACAGTATCCTGAAATGATAAATTCTTCCATGAGACCGTATGACTTCACTCCATTTCTT aGAGCATGCTGGGCAGGGAATACAGATTTGGTAAAATTTATGATCCAACAAG GCGTGGACATCGGCATGACGAATATAAATGGTGACAATGCGTTCTTTTTGGCAGCTTACAAACagtcaaaaaagaaaatggatgATTGGAACCCTGACATTTTGAGTGCtcttttaaatgcag GGATGGATATAAACAGCCAAAATGAGAGAGGACACACGGCATTACATGTGGCAGCCAAAGAGGGTCATGTGCTTCTAACGCAATGGCTTCTGTCTCATGGTGCTGATCCCGATGCAGGAAATGGAACTCATCCCTTGGATGTAGCACATGCTTACA aTGATGAAAAACATCGGGAAGTTGCAGATATGTTGGCAAAATATTCGAACAAACCACTTCAGGATTTTGAAGAGCTAGTTGAGTTTACTGCAGAGGGTCGGAATAGCAAgtttcttccttccttttttttccagccAGATTTTCTTCAGTAA
- the LOC109030561 gene encoding uncharacterized protein isoform X2 gives MDFLKQISSFKSDVKEELIENGITQQELSFMASSEQKLRDPEFLLETILGFVSRHYSHILVLSSSFSIIFTLYIIFLSIRFLYKEKRLRRGTPEYHQLLKTVHSAAQRACWAGNTDLVKFMIQQGVDIGMTNINGDNAFFLAAYKQSKKKMDDWNPDILSALLNAGMDINSQNERGHTALHVAAKEGHVLLTQWLLSHGADPDAGNGTHPLDVAHAYNDEKHREVADMLAKYSNKPLQDFEELVEFTAEGRNSKFLPSFFFQPDFLQ, from the exons ATggattttttaaagcaaatttctAGTTTTAAAAGTGATGTCAAAGAAGAATTGATTGAAAATGGTATCACACAGCAGGAGCTATCTTTCATGGCCTCGAGTGAGCAGAAATTGAGGG atCCAGAGTTTCTTTTGGAGACAATTCTCGGTTTTGTGTCCAGGCATTATTCTCACATTCTGGTCTTGTCCTCAAGTTTTTCAATCATCTTCACTTTGTACATTATTTTCCTATCCATCAGATTTTTATACAAAG AAAAGAGGCTGCGAAGAGGAACTCCCGAATATCATCAACTACTCAAAACAGTCCACTCAGCAGCACAA aGAGCATGCTGGGCAGGGAATACAGATTTGGTAAAATTTATGATCCAACAAG GCGTGGACATCGGCATGACGAATATAAATGGTGACAATGCGTTCTTTTTGGCAGCTTACAAACagtcaaaaaagaaaatggatgATTGGAACCCTGACATTTTGAGTGCtcttttaaatgcag GGATGGATATAAACAGCCAAAATGAGAGAGGACACACGGCATTACATGTGGCAGCCAAAGAGGGTCATGTGCTTCTAACGCAATGGCTTCTGTCTCATGGTGCTGATCCCGATGCAGGAAATGGAACTCATCCCTTGGATGTAGCACATGCTTACA aTGATGAAAAACATCGGGAAGTTGCAGATATGTTGGCAAAATATTCGAACAAACCACTTCAGGATTTTGAAGAGCTAGTTGAGTTTACTGCAGAGGGTCGGAATAGCAAgtttcttccttccttttttttccagccAGATTTTCTTCAGTAA
- the LOC140224285 gene encoding phospholipase DDHD1-like: MTSLNNGRYEVPSTFDSENGDENELLKVSLEGDKVTEFKFGRLSLTETNSLPVCNTDELRRYSVSNVETSHCTYPSHSDGPIEELRPEEIRWFYKNCDSKRWIEFCGYDSLQLEAAYRNLPRTSPVKTNGQGCLPKSFSDDALRSSFSNGTDRLGCSVGKLSSRPFKIVVRGGLYEVDLISKRGESIYWSGE, translated from the coding sequence ATGACATCTCTTAATAATGGACGTTACGAAGTTCCTTCGACTTTCGATAGTGAAAACGGTGATGAAAACGAACTATTGAAAGTTAGTTTAGAAGGTGATAAAGTTACAGAGTTTAAGTTCGGCCGTCTATCTTTGACAGAAACAAATAGTCTGCCAGTTTGCAACACTGATGAACTCCGCCGATACAGTGTATCCAATGTTGAAACCAGCCATTGCACCTATCCATCTCATTCGGACGGACCTATTGAAGAACTAAGGCCGGAAGAAATCAGAtggttttacaaaaattgtgaCTCTAAAAGATGGATTGAATTCTGTGGATATGATTCCTTGCAACTTGAGGCTGCCTACCGGAATCTGCCCAGAACGTCACCGGTCAAAACGAACGGACAAGGCTGTCTCCCGAAGAGTTTCTCTGATGATGCATTACGCTCAAGTTTTAGCAATGGAACAGATAGACTTGGATGCAGTGTTGGGAAATTGTCCAGTAGGCCATTCAAAATTGTTGTTAGAGGTGGACTGTATGAAGTTGATCTGATATCAAAGAGAGGAGAATCCATCTACTGGTCAGGTGAGTAA
- the LOC140224284 gene encoding phospholipase DDHD1-like → MRITAKHAGVNHPVFFTILFQIFRGNFLIIRGSWLYENGQPLDEHDADIIESVHLKLFGGRKSSEYLADAKAPKSVLHTETFNSFSVVWYSSSPYEVYLYSQDTPSKIMRSFTQKLGGYFQKSMGYRLVRGYKILSSEEDKPADINHLVFVIHGIGQKIDTGKIIRNTSNLRESVFRIKTKYFETAKQRVEFFPVEWRSSLQLDGDIVEAITPSNVLNLRQLLNASAMDIMYYTSPLYSAEIQQGLTKELNRLYSMFVERNPNSDVKVSVVAHSLGCVIVYDIITGWMPRLYQEDFLSKESLLTGKSRLKFQLENFFCLGSPLAVFLALRLPQGHHGSHLFPPSLCHRLYNVFHPSDPVAYRLEPLVLRDFCKIEPYQIQPCSEQVNSAEANYLETTSSENQGTNKDENPVVSPTGTPLKERSWKLWNLVQGSSKPPEEVTSPQQQESPMEVSGLEHRLDFALKDNTGSYHAIRSYWASLTSHTSYWTSNDVAYFVFTKIFPDIKQSKATAETGPSVQTDTEMNEFKLDEERYLNSIMHSFD, encoded by the exons ATGAGAATAACAGCGAAACATGCAGGAGTGAACCATCCAGTTTTTTTCACTattctctttcaaattttcaggggaaattTTTTAATCATCCGAGGCTCCTGGTTGTATGAAAATGGACAGCCCCTGGATGAGCATGATGCAGATATCATTGAATCAGTTCATCTCAAACTTTTTGGTGGGCGCAAATCATCTGAATATTTGGCTGATGCAAAGGCTCCAAAATCAG tattaCACACAGAAACCTTCAACTCATTCAGCGTTGTGTGGTATTCTTCATCTCCGTATGAAGTATATCTGTACAGCCAAGATACCCCATCAAAAATCATGAGATCTTTTACCCAAAAACTAGGAGGTTACTTTCAGAAAT CAATGGGGTATCGACTGGTACGAGGCTATAAGATCCTCTCGTCTGAAGAAGACAAACCAGCCGATATTAATCATCTAGTGTTCGTGATTCATGGTATTGGGCAAAAAATTGACACCGGGAAGATAATTAGAAACACTTCAAA TCTTAGAGAAAGTGTATTCCGcatcaaaacaaaatattttgaaacggcCAAGCAGCGTGTTGAGTTTTTCCCTGTGGAATGGCGGTCATCTCTTCAGCTTGATGGAG ATATTGTTGAAGCAATAACACCTTCTAATGTTCTAAACTTACGACAGTTGTTAAATGCATCGGCGATGGACATAATGTATTACACTTCTCCTCTATACAGTGCTGAAATACAACAAGGGTTGACAAAAGAATTAAATAGGCTTTATTCCATGTTTGTTGAACGTAACCCGAACAGTGATGTGAAAGTCTCCGTAGTAGCTCATTCTTTAGGATGTGTCATTGTTTATGACATCATCACAGGTTGGATGCCAAGA TTGTACCAAGAGGATTTTTTAAGCAAAGAATCCTTGCTAACAGGAAAATCGCGGCTAAAGTTCCAA ctAGAAAATTTTTTCTGTCTTGGCTCACCGCTCGCAGTTTTTCTTGCCTTACGACTTCCTCAAGGTCATCATGGGAGTCATTTATTTCCTCCATCTCTCTGCCATAGACTTTATAATGTGTTCCATCCATCTGATCCTGTTGCATACAG GTTAGAGCCTTTAGTTTTAAgagatttttgtaaaattgagcCTTACCAAATCCAGCCTTGTAGTGAACAAGTGAATAGCGCTGAAGCAAACTATTTAGAAACTACATCTTCCGAAAATCAGGGGACAAACAAGGATGAAAACCCAGTCGTGTCACCCACTGGGACTCCTCTCAAAG aACGATCCTGGAAACTTTGGAATTTAGTTCAAGGAAGCTCTAAACCACCTGAAGAAGTAACCTCCCCTCAGCAGCAGGAGTCCCCAATGGAAG ttTCAGGATTGGAGCATCGCTTAGATTTTGCTTTGAAAGATAACACAGGCTCTTATCATGCAATACGAAGTTACTGGGCAAGTTTGACTTCTCATACTTCATATTGGACCAGTAATGATGTGGCCTACtttgttttcacaaaaatatttcCCGATATAAAGCAGTCCAAAGCGACAGCAGAAACAGGGCCTTCCGTTCAAACTG atacTGAAATGAACGAGTTCAAGCTGGATGAAGAAAGGTATTTGAACTCAATCATGCACTCTTTTGACTGA